From a region of the Alphaproteobacteria bacterium genome:
- a CDS encoding M20/M25/M40 family metallo-hydrolase: MEPHIEILKDLVAFDTTSHKSNLMMIDYIRAKLAVCHGVRTHLDMNADGTKANLIASIGPEVDGGILLSGHTDVVPVDGQAWDTDPWTLTQKADGFLYGRGTTDMKGFVACVLSQVEAWSTSKLTKPIHLVFSFDEEVGCKGVITAIDVLKAQHIKPDLCIVGEPTEMQMAVAHNSRAKIWFNASATGGHASKYNDPTITSAHDVMTVLSGTLMRTRGEYGALLGDEMLGHASMASTGVKTPYTNNVIPSGYENHYDFRGRPGITPAALENFFSHTAHAAVVEYKTLMDKSGHADLTVRVEMMNPGFKCTDDAAIKMGQLFVGNGEAITVPYVCEAARFWDAGFVKTIVVGPGNILQAHQPNEYIDPAQLKACNDFLGRVVASITAPSQAPAP; the protein is encoded by the coding sequence ATGGAACCGCATATTGAAATTCTGAAAGACCTCGTTGCGTTTGATACAACGAGTCACAAATCCAATTTGATGATGATTGATTACATCCGCGCCAAGCTTGCGGTGTGTCATGGCGTGCGCACGCATCTGGATATGAATGCGGATGGCACAAAGGCGAATTTGATTGCCAGCATTGGCCCCGAAGTGGATGGCGGTATTTTATTATCCGGCCACACGGATGTGGTTCCCGTCGATGGTCAGGCGTGGGATACCGACCCGTGGACGCTAACGCAAAAAGCAGATGGTTTTCTATATGGGCGCGGCACAACCGATATGAAGGGGTTTGTAGCCTGTGTGCTATCGCAAGTGGAAGCGTGGTCAACAAGCAAGCTTACCAAGCCTATTCATCTGGTGTTTTCGTTTGATGAGGAAGTGGGATGCAAAGGTGTGATTACAGCGATTGATGTTTTGAAGGCGCAACACATCAAACCGGATTTGTGTATTGTGGGTGAACCCACCGAAATGCAAATGGCGGTTGCGCATAATTCACGTGCCAAAATCTGGTTCAATGCCAGTGCAACTGGTGGTCATGCATCGAAGTACAATGACCCAACGATTACCAGCGCGCACGACGTGATGACTGTTTTGTCTGGAACACTGATGCGTACGCGGGGTGAATATGGAGCCTTGTTGGGCGATGAAATGCTGGGCCATGCATCCATGGCATCCACGGGCGTTAAAACACCCTATACCAATAATGTTATCCCGTCTGGGTACGAAAACCATTATGATTTTCGTGGTCGTCCCGGCATCACTCCGGCTGCGTTAGAAAATTTTTTCAGTCATACGGCGCATGCAGCTGTAGTCGAATATAAAACGCTGATGGATAAAAGTGGCCATGCCGATTTAACCGTGCGCGTTGAAATGATGAACCCCGGATTTAAATGTACGGACGACGCGGCAATTAAAATGGGGCAATTATTCGTGGGTAACGGCGAAGCGATTACCGTACCTTATGTATGCGAAGCGGCGCGGTTCTGGGATGCGGGGTTTGTTAAAACCATTGTGGTGGGGCCAGGAAATATTCTTCAGGCACATCAACCGAATGAATATATTGATCCTGCGCAGCTCAAAGCATGTAATGATTTTTTAGGCCGTGTGGTTGCCAGCATCACTGCGCCTTCACAAGCGCCTGCGCCTTAA
- a CDS encoding ATP-binding cassette domain-containing protein — translation MTNTVPKIELKNVRKAFGDKKVLNGVDISVEKGQSLVIIGGSGTGKSVMLKCILGILEADSGSIKIDGNETRTVQGRKRDVLLDEFGMLFQGSALFDSLPVWKNVAFKLMQARRMPAKQAKDIAVDKLSQVGLGADVADLFPSELSGGMQKRVSLARAIAADPKIIFFDEPTTGLDPIMADVINDLIVKCVHTLGATAISITHDMASARKIADRIAMIYQGQIIWNGKKEDVDHSGNAYVDQFIHGRAEGPIQMQILKN, via the coding sequence ATGACAAATACCGTTCCAAAAATTGAACTGAAAAATGTCCGCAAAGCCTTTGGCGATAAAAAAGTTTTGAATGGCGTTGATATCAGCGTTGAAAAAGGCCAATCGCTTGTCATTATCGGCGGTTCGGGCACGGGGAAATCCGTGATGCTGAAATGCATTCTGGGCATTCTGGAAGCGGATAGCGGCTCCATTAAAATTGATGGTAACGAAACCCGCACCGTGCAGGGCCGCAAACGCGATGTATTGCTTGATGAATTCGGCATGTTGTTCCAAGGCTCCGCGTTATTCGACAGCTTGCCCGTTTGGAAAAATGTAGCGTTTAAATTAATGCAGGCACGCCGCATGCCCGCCAAGCAAGCCAAAGACATCGCGGTTGATAAACTTTCGCAAGTCGGCTTAGGCGCAGATGTCGCTGATTTATTTCCGTCAGAACTTTCCGGCGGGATGCAAAAACGTGTATCCCTTGCCCGCGCGATTGCCGCAGATCCTAAAATCATTTTCTTTGATGAACCAACCACTGGCCTTGACCCGATTATGGCCGACGTGATCAATGATCTGATTGTGAAATGCGTGCATACACTTGGCGCTACCGCCATTTCGATTACGCATGACATGGCCAGCGCGCGCAAAATCGCCGATCGCATCGCGATGATTTACCAAGGCCAGATTATCTGGAATGGTAAGAAAGAAGATGTTGATCATTCAGGCAACGCCTATGTTGATCAATTCATCCATGGCCGCGCCGAAGGCCCCATTCAAATGCAAATTTTAAAGAACTGA
- a CDS encoding ABC transporter permease: protein MSPKENHEQLIQIRDILKTNLLKLCQLLGASLLGFLQSTGAFAFFTIRSVSHCIRPPFYMSQFIRQFIDIGYYCLPVVGLTALFSGMVLALQSYSGFSRFSAEGAIATVVVLSMTRELGPVMAGLMVAGRIGASIAAELGTMRVTEQIDALTTLSTNPVKYLVVPRIVAGTAMLPALVLLADIIGVFGGFLVSVYRLDFNAANYVDQTWRYLENMDVISGLVKASVFGFIVTLMGCYFGFNSKGGAQGVGAATTNAVVSSSILILISNYLLTGIFFAK, encoded by the coding sequence ATGAGCCCCAAAGAAAACCACGAGCAACTCATTCAAATCCGCGATATTTTAAAAACCAATCTATTGAAGCTATGTCAATTGCTTGGAGCTTCCTTGCTGGGATTCCTGCAATCCACCGGCGCATTTGCATTCTTTACCATCCGTTCTGTCTCGCATTGCATCCGCCCACCCTTTTATATGTCACAATTCATCCGCCAGTTTATTGATATTGGCTATTATTGCTTGCCGGTCGTGGGGTTGACCGCACTCTTCAGCGGCATGGTGCTGGCGCTGCAAAGCTATTCAGGTTTTTCCCGCTTTTCGGCAGAAGGGGCAATTGCAACCGTGGTTGTGTTATCGATGACCCGCGAACTTGGCCCGGTGATGGCTGGCCTTATGGTCGCGGGGCGTATCGGTGCATCGATTGCAGCTGAACTTGGCACCATGCGCGTGACCGAACAGATTGATGCGCTAACAACCCTTTCAACCAATCCTGTCAAATATCTCGTAGTGCCGCGGATTGTGGCTGGTACAGCGATGCTCCCTGCCCTTGTGTTGCTGGCTGATATCATCGGCGTATTCGGCGGATTTTTGGTGAGCGTGTATCGTCTGGATTTTAATGCCGCCAACTATGTCGATCAAACATGGCGTTATCTTGAAAATATGGACGTTATATCCGGACTTGTAAAAGCATCGGTGTTCGGATTTATCGTTACCCTTATGGGTTGCTATTTCGGGTTCAATTCCAAGGGCGGCGCGCAAGGCGTGGGCGCGGCAACCACAAATGCGGTTGTTTCTTCATCCATCCTTATCCTTATCAGCAATTATTTGCTGACCGGCATCTTCTTTGCGAAGTAA
- the alr gene encoding alanine racemase, translating to MIAGALATIDLGIIADNFRVLQSMCGNAEVAATIKADGYGLGAIPLAKTLYAAGCRTFYVAHLEEALAIRALHSDTTIYVLHGIPNGSEAEAQTKNITPIITDLGALTRMRETAKKKGEIIPVNLHVDTGMNRIGFGASEWNMLIHTPSLLDGVDVKMVMSHFACSDEPLHPMNEQQRAKFIGATKHFVSAKRTLANSHGVFLGTHMHFDQVRPGRALSGTNGLKGLKNALSVHAPIIQLRSIDSDGTVGYGATQRVQKGMRLAALAYGYADGLHRVFSNNDQTTGHHFYLHGIAVPVVGRVSMDLVMVDVSKVPENLVHVGGMVEIVGAHQSVDDWAAQIGTLGYELMTHLGNRIERSYIEVKS from the coding sequence GTGATTGCCGGGGCTCTTGCTACCATTGATTTAGGGATTATTGCCGATAATTTTCGCGTGCTGCAAAGCATGTGCGGTAATGCCGAGGTTGCAGCGACGATTAAGGCCGATGGATATGGCCTTGGCGCTATTCCGCTAGCCAAAACATTATACGCTGCAGGTTGTCGTACATTTTATGTAGCGCATCTCGAAGAAGCGCTAGCCATCCGTGCGCTTCACAGTGATACGACTATCTACGTATTGCATGGCATTCCAAATGGGAGCGAAGCGGAAGCGCAGACAAAAAACATCACGCCCATCATCACTGATTTAGGCGCGCTTACCCGCATGCGCGAAACCGCCAAGAAAAAAGGGGAAATCATTCCGGTCAATCTGCACGTGGATACCGGCATGAACCGTATTGGATTTGGCGCATCGGAATGGAACATGCTGATCCACACCCCCAGTTTGCTGGATGGCGTGGATGTAAAAATGGTGATGAGCCATTTTGCGTGTTCCGATGAACCGCTGCACCCCATGAACGAGCAGCAGCGGGCCAAATTCATTGGGGCAACAAAACATTTTGTTTCCGCCAAACGAACATTGGCGAATTCGCATGGTGTTTTTTTAGGGACACACATGCATTTCGACCAAGTGCGCCCTGGCCGTGCACTTTCGGGGACGAATGGCCTAAAGGGCCTTAAAAACGCGTTATCTGTTCACGCCCCGATTATCCAGCTTCGTTCAATTGACAGTGATGGCACCGTTGGCTACGGTGCAACGCAACGTGTTCAAAAAGGCATGAGGCTGGCAGCTTTGGCATACGGATATGCCGATGGTCTGCATCGTGTTTTTAGCAATAACGACCAGACCACTGGTCATCATTTTTATCTTCATGGAATTGCAGTGCCTGTTGTTGGCCGCGTTTCAATGGATTTAGTGATGGTTGATGTAAGCAAGGTTCCGGAAAATCTTGTGCATGTTGGCGGGATGGTTGAAATTGTGGGCGCGCATCAAAGCGTTGATGATTGGGCCGCGCAAATTGGCACACTCGGCTATGAATTGATGACGCATTTAGGAAATCGTATCGAACGAAGCTATATTGAAGTGAAATCATGA